Proteins co-encoded in one Cricetulus griseus strain 17A/GY chromosome 1 unlocalized genomic scaffold, alternate assembly CriGri-PICRH-1.0 chr1_1, whole genome shotgun sequence genomic window:
- the LOC113830703 gene encoding claudin-22 produces the protein MGLDFRTATQSAALLLSLLGWVLACLTNYLPHWKNLNLELNEMENWTMGLWKSCVIQEEVGRQCKDFDSFLALPAELQISRILMSLSNGLGLLGLLASGSGLDCLRLGETQKDLKRRLLILGGLLLWTSGVMVLVPVSWVAHMTVEEFWDETLPEIVPRWEFGEALFLGWFAGFCLVLGGCLLHCAACSSPAPPASGRYAVTGLQDHCQQLELKHANPEI, from the coding sequence ATGGGCTTAGATTTCAGAACAGCCACGCAGTCCGCTGCACTTCTGCTATCACTGCTGGGATGGGTTTTAGCCTGCCTTACAAACTACTTGCCACACTGGAAGAACCTCAACCTGGAGCTGAACGAGATGGAAAACTGGACCATGGGGCTCTGGAAATCCTGCGTCATccaggaggaagtggggaggCAATGCAAGGACTTTGACTCCTTCTTGGCCTTGCCAGCCGAACTCCAGATCTCCAGGATCTTGATGTCTCTGTCGAATGGGCTGGGGCTGCTGGGGCTGCTGGCCTCTGGCTCTGGCCTGGACTGCTTGAGGCTTGGAGAGACCCAGAAGGATCTGAAGAGGCGGTTGCTTATCCTAGGAGGGCTCCTGCTCTGGACTTCGGGCGTGATGGTCCTGGTTCCTGTCTCCTGGGTGGCCCACATGACAGTAGAGGAGTTCTGGGATGAGACTCTGCCTGAGATTGTGCCCAGGTGGGAGTTTGGGGAGGCCCTTTTCCTTGGCTGGTTTGCTGGCTTCTGCCTTGTGTTAGGAGGGTGTCTGCTTCACTGTGCAGCCTGCTCAAGCCCAGCTCCTCCAGCCTCGGGCCGCTATGCAGTGACAGGATTGCAAGACCACTGTCAGCAACTGGAGCTGAAACACGCCAACCCAGAAATCTAA
- the LOC103163880 gene encoding claudin-22-like: MAFIFRIAMQSVGLSLSLLGWVLAIITTYLPHWKNLNLELNEMENWTMGLWKSCVIQEEVGRQCKDFDSFLALPAELQISRILMSLSNGLGLLGLLASGSGLDCLRLGETQKDLKRRLLILGGLLLWTSGVMVLVPVSWVAHMTVEEFWDETLPEIVPRWEFGEALFLGWFAGFCLVLGGCLLHCAACSSPAPPASGRYAVTGLQDHETYLENRTTQPKV; this comes from the coding sequence ATGGCTTTCATCTTCAGAATAGCCATGCAATCCGTAGGGCTTTCACTCTCATTGCTAGGATGGGTTCTAGCCATCATTACAACATATCTGCCACACTGGAAGAACCTCAACCTGGAGCTGAACGAGATGGAAAACTGGACCATGGGGCTCTGGAAATCCTGCGTCATccaggaggaagtggggaggCAATGCAAGGACTTTGACTCCTTCTTGGCCTTGCCAGCCGAACTCCAGATCTCCAGGATCTTGATGTCTCTGTCGAATGGGCTGGGGCTGCTGGGGCTGCTGGCCTCTGGCTCTGGCCTGGACTGCTTGAGGCTTGGAGAGACCCAGAAGGATCTGAAGAGGCGGTTGCTTATCCTAGGAGGGCTCCTGCTCTGGACTTCGGGCGTGATGGTCCTGGTTCCTGTCTCCTGGGTGGCCCACATGACAGTAGAGGAGTTCTGGGATGAGACTCTGCCTGAGATTGTGCCCAGGTGGGAGTTTGGGGAGGCCCTTTTCCTTGGCTGGTTTGCTGGCTTCTGCCTTGTGTTAGGAGGGTGTCTGCTTCACTGTGCAGCCTGCTCAAGCCCAGCTCCTCCAGCCTCGGGCCGCTATGCAGTGACAGGATTGCAAGACCACGAGACATACCTGGAGAACAGAACCACACAACCTAAAGTGTAA